CTGACCGATGGACCACTATAGTCAGGCAGTTTAGCAATTCGCTGCCAGCCATTTAGTACTGATCCCAACAGGGTCCATTTGCCATTCGACGAGTTATACGTCAGTTTGGCACCCGATAAGTAATAGGGCGAGTTTTCTGCCAGCATACTCCTCGTTAGTGTCCAGCAATCTTTGGAGATGGCGCTTTCAAAACCAATGTGCGACGAGAAGATACCAGCATCCAGCCATAGATCCTTCTTGCCACTGAGTTTAACGCCCGCATTGGCTTCAAAAATGTTTTTTACCAGAGCCTGCTCAGCTGCGTAGTTGTATTGCGCATACGTACCGACCTGAAGCGCCAGATTAGCCCGAACGCGCTCACCTGCGTAAGCACCTTTGATAAACGCCAGATTGACGTTTACCTCCCGGTTTCGTTTATGATTATAAATGAAACCGGGGCGTTCCTGTACCGTTTTAGGGGCGGTGAAATCGTGAGCATAATACGCTTCAATGTAGCCCGACAGGGTTAGCCCCGAGTTAGGCGCTATGGTCGACTGGGCCTGGGTTGGGGCAGATGTCGTCGTTGTGTCCGTAGTCTGGGCCAGCGATGTGGTCAATACACCAGCCATAAAGGCTGATGTCGAAAAAAATGTTTTCATAATTGTGTTTTTGTTGTACTCAAGTTGTTGATCCTGCTCGACGCTTGTGGTAGAACAGGAAGGCATTGATGAAAATCAGGGTAGGTTACCCTGGGTTAAAAACTCAGCGATTGGCCCAATTGCCGGGGTCCCGATAATAAAGATGATAGCCGGCCGTCAATAGCAGTCCGATTGTCCATGACTCGGTAGGCAACACGCCGGTAGTGGGTGGTGTATAGTGCTTTTTCACACAGGAGTCTGCCAATACACCGCCACGACAACAGCAAGACTCGTTCCCGCTGACACAAACAGCAGAAAAGTCTGTACTGCCATTTGAATGAAGTAAGTTGCCCCACTATCTCCAGAATAAGGCTGAAGGTTTGTGTTGGTCAGAAAGTTAATAGCCGTATGGATGCTACTGTCCATTCCAAGGATGGAATAGTTCCGACTGTGGGTTCGGCTCGTCTTTAAACACGCGAGTCATGTAGCGCCTAACTACGACGGCCAGCCCGACAGCAAGGCCAAACAAGCCTTCAAGCCCTATATACTGCGTTATCATACTGCTGTCTGATTGACGAACCGGTCAGCCCGGTTATCAACCGGACTGACTGGCAATCGCTTACTTTAGTTGGTCGAGCGCTACGTTGAGCGCTAATACGTTCACTTTGGCGGGCCCAAAAATACCCAGCAATGGCCCTTCCGTATGCTGATCAACGAGTTGATTCAATCGCTCCGCCGAGATATTCCGCACTTTGGCAATGCGGGCTACCTGAATTTTGGCTCCCGCAGGCGATAAGTCCGGGTCTAACCCCGAGCCGGAAGCGGTTACCAGTTCAGCCGGGATGTCAGCCTTATTTACACCGGGATTATGAACCAGGAACGTATCGATACGCGCCTGAACGGTTTTCAGATAGTCCGGGTTAGACGGTCCTTTGTTGGAGCCTCCCGACCCGGCCGCGTTATACTCTACCGCCGACGGACGGGAATTAAAATAGCGGTCCTGCGTAAATTTCTGGCCAACCTGAGCATAGCCAACGACCCGCCCATTCGCGGTAATGGTGACACCATCGCCCCCGCCAGGAGCCAGTTTGGCAATGCCTGCGACGACAAGTGGATAGATTACAGACAGCAGTACCAGTAATACCAGCGTTAGGCGCAAGGCCGGTCCAATATGAGCTTTCATTTTTATATGATTTTGGGGTAGCGCCCAGCTTTTTGCCCGATAAGCGCTACGGTAAGTGAGACAAACTAAAGAAATAAGCCAACGATCAAATCCAATAGCTTAATGCCGATAAATGGCGCTATCAGACCGCCAAAACCATAAATAAACAGGTTCCGACGTAGCAAAGCCGAGGCTCCGATGGGTTTATATTCTACCCCCCGCAGTGCCAGGGGAATTAACATCGGAATGATGATGGCATTGAAAATAACCGCCGATAGTATCGCTGATTCAGGGCTATGGAGCCGCATCAGATTTAAGCTTTGCAGCGCTGGAATGCTGGCCACAAACAGGGCTGGAACAATGGCGAAGTATTTGGCTACATCGTTGGCAATACTAAACGTCGTTAGCGTGCCCCGCGTGATGAGCAGTTGTTTGCCAATTTCAACGACTTCAATAAGTTTGGTCGGGTCATTGTCCAGATCCACCATATTACCCGCTTCCTTAGCGGCCTGCGTTCCCGAGTTCATGGCTACGCCCACATCAGCCTGCGCCAGCGCAGGCGCGTCGTTGGTCCCATCACCCATCATTGCCACCAGCTTACCACCGGTCTGCTCTTTGCGGATGTACTGCATTTTGTCTTCCGGTTTAGCTTCGGCGATGAAGTCATCGACGCCCGCTTTGTTCGCAATGAACTTGGCCGTCAACGGATTGTCGCCGGTTACCATCACCGTTTTTACACCCATTTTGCGAAGTCGCTCGAATCGCTCGGCAATGCCCGGTTTAATGATATCCTGTAATTCAACAACACCTTTTACCTCTTCATTTTCAATAACGACTAACGGCGTTCCCCCGTTCGCTGCAATTTTGTTGGCTGTCGCTTCCACTTCGGCCGGAAACGGATTCCCAGCCCGTTGAACAATAGCTCGTATAGAGTCGACAGCTCCTTTTCGAATCCGAACCACGCCACCATTCGCCTGACCATTAATTGGCAGATCGATACCCGACGAGCGTGTTTCGGCGGTGAATTTGATCAGCTTAGCGCCGTTCATATTCAAATTGCGCGTGACTTCCGTTCCTGCCAGTTCGACAATCGACTTTCCTTCCGGCGTATCATCGGCCAGCGAACTCAGCGCTGCAATTCGCACCATGTCAGCCTGTTTGATACCTGGGGCAGGATAGAAATTGGTTGCTTTCCGGTTGCCAATAGTGATCGTTCCCGTTTTATCGAGTAGCAACGTATCGACATCACCCGCTGTTTCCACCGCCCGACCCGATTTGGCAATGACGTTAGCCCGTAAAGCCCGGTCCATACCTGCAATCCCAATGGCTGATAACAACCCACCGATGGTCGTCGGAATCAAACAAACGAACAGCGAGATTAACGCGGCTATTGTAATGGGCGTATTGGCATAATCGGCAAAGGGTTTCAGACTTACGCAGACGATAATGAAAATTAGCGTAAAACTGGCCAGTAATATGGTTAAAGCGATTTCGTTGGGTGTTTTCTGGCGTGATGCCCCTTCAACCAAGGCAATCATCTTATCCAGAAACGACTCCCCCGGCTGTGTGGTAACAACTACTTTGATTTTGTCGGAGAGTACCTTGGTCCCCCCTGTGACTGACGATTTATCGCCCCCCGCTTCGCGAATCACCGGTGCTGACTCCCCCGTGATGGCTGACTCGTCGATGGTCGCCAGGCCTTCGATAATTTCACCGTCGGAAGGGATAATGTCTCCCGCTTCGCAGAGGAATACATCCCCTTTTTGGAGTTGAGCGGACGAAATGGTTTGAATTTCGTCCAGTTTCATGTTCCCAACCGGCCGAATGACTTTAGCCGGTGTTTCCTGACGGGTTTTACGGAGTGATTCTGCTTGTGCCTTGCCGCGCGCTTCGGCGATGGCTTCGGCGAAGTTGGCGAACAGGATCGTCAGCAGCAGTATTGCCGTAATGATAATATTGTAGCTCAGCGTGCCTTGAGTCGTATCGCCCGAAAGCGCAATGTAAATTGACACCACAAGCATAATGAACGTACCGACTTCGACGGTAAACATCACCGGATTTTTAATAAGCTGTACCGGATTCAGCTTGGTAAATGACGCTTTTATTGCGGACCCCACTAGTTCACCCTGGAACAGTGACGGGGATTGTTGCTTTGCCATAGTAATTAATAAATATCCGTTATCGGTAAGCCTGTTCGATGGACTTGCCGGAAGCAGTTACTTGAGGGAGAAAAATTCGGCCAGTGGTCCCAGCGCTAGGGCCGGGAAAAAGGCCAGCGCTGCTATGATGAAAATGACAGCGAAGGTAACCAGGCCGAAAGTAGCTGTATCGGTGGCCAATGTACCCGCACTTTCGGGGACATATTTCTTACTGGCTAGTGCTCCAGCAATGGCAATGGGGCCGACAATCGGTAAATAGCGGCTTAAAATCAGCACCAGTCCGGTTGTGAAGTTCCAGAAGAAATTGTTGTCGCCCAGTCCTTCAAAACCCGATCCATTATTAGCCGAAGCGGAAGTGTACTCGTAGAGCATCTCGGAAAAACCATGAAAGCCCGGATTGTTTAGCCAGTTGGCCGGTTTTACGGTCCAGTCGGCGTTAGGTGAATTGACAAAGACATACGAAGCTAATGCCGTACCAACCAGAATCAGCAAGGGATGCAGGATGGCGATCAGTGAGGCAATTTTCATCTCACGGGCTTCAATCTTACGGCCCATGAATTCCGGCGTCCGGCCCACCATCAGCCCGGCAATGAATACGGCGACGATCAGGAAGATGAAGTAGTTCAATAACCCTACGCCAACCCCGCCGTAGAAAGCATTGATCATCATATCGAGCATCTGCATAGCACCTGACAGAGGGGTCATCGAGTCATGCATGGCATTGACTGAACCGTTGGAGGTCGCTGTTGTAGTAATGCCCCAATAAGCCGACGCAGCCGAGCCCAGGCGCATTTCCTTTCCTTCCAGACTACCTAGTGTTTGGCTGATCCCCAGGTTGTCAATGGCTGGATTGCCCTTCATTTCAACGACGATCGAGGGAATCAGCAAACAGAAAAAGCCCACTGTCATCACCAGAAAAATCGAGTTTGCCAGCTTTCGTCGGTTCAGATAAAAGCCGAGCGCAAACACTAAAGCAATCGGTATGAGGATAATGCTAACATCTTCTACCACATTGGTCAGGTAGCTTGGATTTTCCAGCGGGTGAGCGGAGTTGACACCAAACCAGCCCCCACCATTGGTACCGAGTTGCTTGATCGCAATCATACCCGCGGCTGGTCCGCGCGAAACGCCCACACTATCTCCCTGCATAGTGATGATTGTGTCCTTGCCCGTATAGCTGGCCGGCGTGCCATTGAATACCAGAATCAGGGCAACAATGATCGACAACGGCAGCAAAATCCGGGTGATGCTTTTGATGAAGTACTCGTAAAAATTACCCAGTTCCGTACCCATCCGTGTGCTGAGAGCCTTAAAGAGTACGGCCAGTGCGGCCATACCAGCCGCAGCCGATACGAACTGAAAAAACATGACAACCGCCGTTTGGGTCAGGTAAGTGAGTCCTGATTCGCCGGAATAGTGTTGCAGATTACAGTTTACAATGAAGCTGATAACCGTATTAAAGGCTAAGTCAGGCGTCATAGATGCATTGCCATCCGGGTTAAGTGGTAGGCTACCCTGAAACAACAGCATAAAAAAGCCGTACAGAAACCAGACCAGATTAATAGTCAGCAGGGCTACCAGATGTTCTTTCCAGTTCATCGGCTGCGCCGGGTTAACGCCCCCGATCCGGTACAATAGCCGTTCCAGCGGAGCCATGAAGTCGAATAGATTGGGCTTGTTGGCGTAGATGTTGGCGATTAGTTTGCCAAGGGGATAGGCTAACAGAACGGTCAAACCGTACATGAGCACTACGCCCAGAATTTCGTTAGTCATTGTGTAGTTAAAAAATAGGTTAAAATTTTTCTGGTTTTATCAATACGTATAGCATGTAAGCGAAAACCAGCAACGCGATAATAAAGACGAGAGTAATCATGGTCAGTCGTGTTAAATCAGATGCCTTCGAACCACTCAATGGCTTTGTAGAAAATGACAAAGCAGCCAAGTGCCGAACCCAGTAGAAGCAGAAGCGTACCCATAGTTTGCGAGTTTTACTGTTTTAGTTTTTTATAGTGTGCCAAAAAGGTGTCCAAACTTTTCAAAAGCATTCGTCGTTGAGTATATGTGACTGATTATCAATGGTGTATTTTAGGGGCACGCCAATCGTGAAAGAGATTGGAAACAAAAAACCTTACCAAAATGGTAAGGTTTTTTGTCATTTTGAAAAGGTTATATAGCTGTGATAAGGGCGAAAATCAATAAATAAGAAGCTTAGGTTAGGAATCTAAAAACGCGGGCTCTGGTTGGGTTGACGTTTTTAGCAAATCTTTAATTAATTCAATAGTTCGTCAATGATCTCCTAGAAGAGGAGGGATAAAAAAGGCGCGTTAATTTTGGGTATCTGACAGCCAAACCACAACACGCCTATGAAAGGGCAAATTTTGCCAAAGCCAGTTTTATTGACCGAATTACAAGGCAAACGGATCTACATATCATCAGTTTATTATGTCAAGATGCCCGCTGCGCTATCATGATAAGGGAGCTAAAACCAAGGGCAAAGGACGACCACGCCAGTTTGCTGGGCCTGTAAACTTCACCCAGCTCGATTTCGACTACTTCGAGCTAAGTTATCAAGATGAAGAGCTACGCATTTATTCAGGCGTGGTCAACTGTCCTTTTTTAAAGCGAGACATCAAGTTGGCTTACACTCAATAGCTGAATGATGGGGGATTCCACGTGGCCGTCGATGGGGAACTATATGTCTGGGCTTACAACGGCCTGATATCCCGCTGGTATCAGGCGGCTATAGAGCAGGAAGCAGGTCGTATACAGGCAGCAGGCATGGTCAAAAACGTGTCATTTGAGTCCATCAGTGGGCTGCTCAACGACCGGATTT
This window of the Spirosoma aerolatum genome carries:
- the kdpA gene encoding potassium-transporting ATPase subunit KdpA, with product MTNEILGVVLMYGLTVLLAYPLGKLIANIYANKPNLFDFMAPLERLLYRIGGVNPAQPMNWKEHLVALLTINLVWFLYGFFMLLFQGSLPLNPDGNASMTPDLAFNTVISFIVNCNLQHYSGESGLTYLTQTAVVMFFQFVSAAAGMAALAVLFKALSTRMGTELGNFYEYFIKSITRILLPLSIIVALILVFNGTPASYTGKDTIITMQGDSVGVSRGPAAGMIAIKQLGTNGGGWFGVNSAHPLENPSYLTNVVEDVSIILIPIALVFALGFYLNRRKLANSIFLVMTVGFFCLLIPSIVVEMKGNPAIDNLGISQTLGSLEGKEMRLGSAASAYWGITTTATSNGSVNAMHDSMTPLSGAMQMLDMMINAFYGGVGVGLLNYFIFLIVAVFIAGLMVGRTPEFMGRKIEAREMKIASLIAILHPLLILVGTALASYVFVNSPNADWTVKPANWLNNPGFHGFSEMLYEYTSASANNGSGFEGLGDNNFFWNFTTGLVLILSRYLPIVGPIAIAGALASKKYVPESAGTLATDTATFGLVTFAVIFIIAALAFFPALALGPLAEFFSLK
- the kdpB gene encoding potassium-transporting ATPase subunit KdpB is translated as MAKQQSPSLFQGELVGSAIKASFTKLNPVQLIKNPVMFTVEVGTFIMLVVSIYIALSGDTTQGTLSYNIIITAILLLTILFANFAEAIAEARGKAQAESLRKTRQETPAKVIRPVGNMKLDEIQTISSAQLQKGDVFLCEAGDIIPSDGEIIEGLATIDESAITGESAPVIREAGGDKSSVTGGTKVLSDKIKVVVTTQPGESFLDKMIALVEGASRQKTPNEIALTILLASFTLIFIIVCVSLKPFADYANTPITIAALISLFVCLIPTTIGGLLSAIGIAGMDRALRANVIAKSGRAVETAGDVDTLLLDKTGTITIGNRKATNFYPAPGIKQADMVRIAALSSLADDTPEGKSIVELAGTEVTRNLNMNGAKLIKFTAETRSSGIDLPINGQANGGVVRIRKGAVDSIRAIVQRAGNPFPAEVEATANKIAANGGTPLVVIENEEVKGVVELQDIIKPGIAERFERLRKMGVKTVMVTGDNPLTAKFIANKAGVDDFIAEAKPEDKMQYIRKEQTGGKLVAMMGDGTNDAPALAQADVGVAMNSGTQAAKEAGNMVDLDNDPTKLIEVVEIGKQLLITRGTLTTFSIANDVAKYFAIVPALFVASIPALQSLNLMRLHSPESAILSAVIFNAIIIPMLIPLALRGVEYKPIGASALLRRNLFIYGFGGLIAPFIGIKLLDLIVGLFL
- a CDS encoding porin, with the translated sequence MKTFFSTSAFMAGVLTTSLAQTTDTTTTSAPTQAQSTIAPNSGLTLSGYIEAYYAHDFTAPKTVQERPGFIYNHKRNREVNVNLAFIKGAYAGERVRANLALQVGTYAQYNYAAEQALVKNIFEANAGVKLSGKKDLWLDAGIFSSHIGFESAISKDCWTLTRSMLAENSPYYLSGAKLTYNSSNGKWTLLGSVLNGWQRIAKLPDYSGPSVSTQVQYRPSSTLTLNWSTFVGSDRPDSLKQGRFFNNFYAIINPAGKFGVILGFDIGSDRKPIVSGDRRAGNGSYVWYSPVIIARLATSEKSYLAGRIEYYDDKNGVIIATGTPNGFQTWGYSLNYDYAILPNALFRIEGKVYNSKDAIFETTSGFGRSNTSLTTSLAVSF
- a CDS encoding DUF2255 family protein, which codes for MAVDGELYVWAYNGLISRWYQAAIEQEAGRIQAAGMVKNVSFESISGLLNDRIYDAYQATYQGSP
- a CDS encoding K(+)-transporting ATPase subunit C: MKAHIGPALRLTLVLLVLLSVIYPLVVAGIAKLAPGGGDGVTITANGRVVGYAQVGQKFTQDRYFNSRPSAVEYNAAGSGGSNKGPSNPDYLKTVQARIDTFLVHNPGVNKADIPAELVTASGSGLDPDLSPAGAKIQVARIAKVRNISAERLNQLVDQHTEGPLLGIFGPAKVNVLALNVALDQLK
- a CDS encoding potassium-transporting ATPase subunit KdpA; amino-acid sequence: MDSSIHTAINFLTNTNLQPYSGDSGATYFIQMAVQTFLLFVSAGTSLAVVVAVYWQTPV
- a CDS encoding potassium-transporting ATPase subunit F; amino-acid sequence: MITLVFIIALLVFAYMLYVLIKPEKF